Proteins from a genomic interval of Rosa chinensis cultivar Old Blush chromosome 2, RchiOBHm-V2, whole genome shotgun sequence:
- the LOC112186343 gene encoding probable thiol methyltransferase 2, translated as MSSQFSSSLIRTRRNLNLLPLIPPTSRTRVFLQLRMMMTKKREQGDPESQSRENHKPRGVNELQQLLHSDSTGGAGGGDWDKCWEQGLTPWDLGQPTPVIAHLHRLGALPKGRALVPGCGTGYDVVEIACPERHVTGLDISHNAINKALQLFSSLPNAMHFTFLKVDFFTWHPTELFDLIFDYTFFCAIEPDMRSAWAQKMRDILKPDGELITLMFPISDHLGGPPYKVSVSDYEEVLHPMGFKAISILDNHLAVLPRKGREKLGRWKRPASKSSL; from the exons ATGTcctctcaattttcatcatcaTTGATTCGGACTAGGAGGAATCTGAATCTGCTGCCTTTGATTCCTCCCACAAGTAGAACAAGGGTCTTCCTCCAactgaggatgatgatgacgaagaaGAGAGAGCAAGGAGACCCCGAGAGTCAGAGTCGGGAGAACCACAAACCTCGTGGTGTTAACGAGCTTCAGCAACTCTTGCACAGCGACTCTACAG GTGGTGCTGGTGGTGGTGATTGGGACAAGTGCTGGGAGCAAGGTCTCACCCCTTGGGATCTAGGACAGCCAACTCCTGTTATTGCTCATCTTCATAGGTTGGGAGCCCTTCCCAAGGGCAGGGCTCTTGTCCCTGGATGCGGCACT GGTTATGATGTTGTAGAGATTGCATGCCCTGAACGCCATGTTACCGGTTTAGACATTTCACACAATGCCATTAACAAGGCCCTCCAG TTGTTTTCTTCACTACCCAATGCAATGCATTTTACCTTCTTAAAGGTGGACTTTTTTACCTGGCATCCAACTGAATTGTTTGATCTCATATTTGATTATAC GTTCTTCTGTGCTATTGAACCAGACATGAGATCAGCATGGGCACAAAAGATGAGGGACATCTTAAAACCAGATGGAGAGCTCATAACGCTAATGTTTCCA ATCAGTGATCATCTTGGTGGACCCCCATATAAAGTGTCTGTTTCAGA TTATGAAGAGGTGTTGCATCCCATGGGCTTTAAAGCAATCTCCATCTTGGATAATCATCTGGCTGTCCTACCTCGCAAG GGACGAGAGAAGCTAGGAAGGTGGAAGAGGCCTGCAAGTAAATCCTCTCTATGA
- the LOC112186338 gene encoding ankyrin repeat-containing protein At5g02620, translating to MERQNSFRTAKIEKQVSFNGAIEKQSSFRGAMEKQKSFRGLMEKQKSFRIVMEKQLSFIGGGSSERRKSKESPGKRGDSQLHLAARAGNLDRVKEIVATCNTSTSSGDAIGLLMSKTNQEGETPLYASAENGHAVVVREMLKHMDLQSASITARNGYDPFHIAVRQGHLEVLKELLQVFPNLAMTTDLSNSTALHTAATQGHIEIVNLLLETDSNLAKIARNNGKTVLHSAARMGHLEVVKSLLSKDPTAAFRTDLKGQTALHMAVKGQNEEIVLELIKPDPSVLAVEDNKGNTALHIATRKGRLENVRCLLSIEGININAINKGGETPFDIAEKFGSSELVSVLKEAGATNSGKPSNPAKQLKQTVSDIKHDVQSQLQQTRQTGARVQKIAKKLKKLHISGLNNAINSATVVAVLIATVAFAAIFTVPGQYVEKKTQGFTLGQAHIARNAAFIIFFLFDSLALFISLAVVVVQTSVVVIEQKAKKQLVFVINKLMWLACLSISIAFISLSYVVVGSQSRWLAVCATIIGSTIMLTTIGSMCYCVVLHRMEESKLRNIRKAESRSRSSFSMSVASDHEILNSEYKRMYAL from the exons ATGGAGAGACAAAACAGCTTTCGGACAGCAAAGATAGAAAAACAAGTGAGTTTCAATGGGGCAATTGAGAAACAGTCTAGTTTCCGCGGGGCAATGGAGAAACAGAAGAGTTTTCGCGGACTTATGGAGAAGCAGAAGAGTTTTCGAATAGTAATGGAGAAGCAGCTGAGCTTTATTGGGGGCGGCAGCAGTGAAAGGAGGAAGAGCAAGGAGTCACCTGGTAAAAGAGGTGACTCCCAACTCCACTTGGCGGCTCGAGCAGGGAATTTAGATAGAGTGAAAGAGATTGTTGCGACTTGTAATACTAGTACTAGTAGTGGTGATGCAATTGGTTTATTAATGTCAAAGACAAACCAGGAGGGGGAGACTCCCTTGTATGCCTCAGCTGAGAATGGTCATGCCGTAGTTGTCAGGGAAATGTTGAAGCATATGGACCTTCAATCTGCATCCATCACAGCCAGAAATGGCTATGATCCATTCCACATTGCTGTAAGACAGGGCCATCTTG AGGTGTTGAAAGAACTTCTGCAAGTGTTCCCCAACTTGGCTATGACCACAGACCTATCAAATTCGACTGCCTTGCACACAGCTGCTACTCAAGGGCACATTGAGATTGTAAATCTGCTTCTGGAAACAGACTCAAATCTTGCTAAGATAGCCCGCAATAATGGTAAGACTGTGCTTCATTCAGCAGCAAGGATGGGGCACTTGGAAGTTGTCAAATCCCTACTCAGCAAGGATCCAACCGCTGCTTTTAGAACAGATCTCAAAGGCCAAACTGCACTCCACATGGCTGTGAAAGGCCAGAATGAGGAGATTGTGCTGGAGTTGATAAAACCTGACCCCTCAGTTTTGGCTGTGGAAGATAACAAGGGAAACACAGCATTGCATATTGCTACACGGAAGGGTCGTCTTGAG AATGTACGTTGTCTATTGTCCATTGAGGGAATTAACATCAACGCAATTAACAAGGGTGGGGAGACTCCGTTTGACATTGCAGAAAAGTTTGGAAGTTCAGAACTTGTTTCAGTATTAAAGGAAGCAGGGGCCACAAATTCTGGAAAACCTTCAAATCCAGCGAAGCAGCTGAAGCAGACTGTGAGTGACATAAAGCACGACGTCCAGTCCCAACTCCAGCAGACACGTCAAACTGGTGCCAGGGTCCAGAAAATTGCAAAGAAGTTGAAGAAGCTCCACATTAGCGGCCTCAACAATGCTATAAACTCAGCCACTGTTGTTGCTGTGCTCATTGCCACCGTGGCTTTTGCAGCCATCTTCACCGTTCCAGGCCAGTACGTGGAAAAGAAAACACAAGGGTTTACGCTTGGTCAAGCCCACATAGCAAGAAATGCAgctttcatcattttcttcttgtttgacAGCCTGGCACTATTCATCTCCCTTGCTGTTGTGGTGGTGCAGACATCTGTGGTTGTGATTGAACAGAAAGCGAAAAAGCAGCTTGTTTTTGTGATCAACAAGCTCATGTGGTTGGCTTGCCTCTCCATTTCGATTGCTTTTATTTCTCTGTCTTATGTGGTGGTGGGTTCACAGTCCAGGTGGCTTGCTGTGTGCGCAACTATCATAGGCAGTACAATCATGCTGACTACTATTGGCTCCATGTGCTACTGTGTCGTCTTACACAGGATGGAGGAGTCCAAATTGAGGAACATTAGGAAAGCTGAGAGCAGGTCCCGTTCCTCCTTCTCTATGTCTGTGGCATCGGATCATGAGATTTTGAACAGTGAGTACAAGAGGATGTATGCATTGTAA